The Deinococcus depolymerans genome contains the following window.
CGTCCAGGGCTCCGCCGGGAATGTCACCCACGGCCCGCAGGTTTCCGCTGAAGCCCGCCCCGCTGCGCCAGCCGATGGGACCGTTCAGGCGCACCGTGTTCTGGCCGCTCAGGTAGGTGGTGTTCAGCGTCAGCGCGGCGTTCAGCAGGCCGCCCAGCGCGTTCGCGCCCAGCTGGCCGCGCAGCGCGCCGTTCAGGGGTTCGCCCGTGAACGCCGCGCGGTAGTCGCGTCCCAGCAGGTGCGCCTGCACCCGCGAGCCCGCCGCGCGCAGTCCGCCCGGACCGTCCGCCAGGACGCCCTGCACGCTCACGTCCGGCCGGGCCAGCGCGCCGCCGATCTGCGCGGTGTACGTACCGGGCAGCCACTCGTTCAGCGTCGCCCGCGCGCTCAGCTTCAGGGCCGGCAGGACCGTCCCGCTGGCGCGCACACGGCCCTGCGGCAGGGTCGCCTGCGCGCCGTCCACGCGCAGCACCCCGCCCGAGTAACGCGCCGGGGCGTCAAAGCGCACGCCCGCCGCCACGCCGCTGGCCTGCACGCGCAGGTCGCCCAGCGTGCCGCCCAGCGCGGCGCTCAGGGTGCCGTCCACGCCCGCGAGGGACCGCAGGTCCGCCACGCTGACACTCCCGGCCGTCTGCCAGTCCAGCAGCCCCGCGGCGCCCGCTGCCTGCCGCGCAGTCAGGTTCACGGCGGCTCCGGCCAGCGTGCCGCTCAGGGTCACGGCGGCGCGGCGCGCAAGGTCCGTGCCCGTCAGGTTGGTACCCGTCGCGGTCAGGTTCACGGCGCGGCCCTGGTACGTGCCGGCCACGCGCAGGTCCAGCGCCGAGTCGGCGCGGCCGGTCAGGGTGGCGCGCAGGTCGTCGAGGGTCAGGGCCGCGTTCGCCTGCGGGTACAGCGGGCCGCGCAGGGTCACGGCGGCCCCGGCCAGGGTGCTCTGCAGGTCCGCGGACAGCTGCCCGCGCGAGAGGGTCACGCGGCCCTGCGCGCGCTGCCCCTCGCCCTGGACGCGCACGTTCACGTCGGCGCGGCCACTGGCGCGGGCCAGCGGGTCGGGCCCGGTCAGGTCCGGCAGGGTCAGGGCCAGGGTCACGCGGCCCGAGGCGCCCGTCAGCACGGGCCGCAGCACCCGCGCGTCCAGCGTCGCGCCGCTCACGGTCAGCGCCCGGCCGTCGAAGCGCACCGGGACGCGCGTGCCGGGGTGCGTCAGGGTGCCGCTGGCCCGCAGGCCGCGCTGCCAGTCCACGCGGGCCGTCAGCGTCAGCGGGTCGCCCAGGTAGCGGGTGCCCGCCGTGCCCAGCGCGGCGCCGGTGGGGGAGAGGACCGCGCTGAGCCGCCCCGCCACGACCTCCGGGCGGACGCTTTCGGGCAGCAGCGCCCGCACCGCCCCCAGGTCCGCACTGACCGCGCCGCCCAGCGCCGGGAGGACCGTCACGCGGCCCGTCACCGGACCGGTCGGGGCGACCACCAGCCGCGCCGCCTCGCCCAGCACCCGCAGCGTGCCCGGCTGCCCGGACAGCGCGTAGCGGGCGCCCAGCGCGCCGGACCACGTTCCGCCCCGGTAGGTCAGGCCGCCCACGGTCACGCGCGCCCCGGTCAGGGACCCGGTCAGCGGGAAGGTCTGCGCCGGCACGCTCAGGCTGGCGGCCCCCGGGCCGTACGACCGGGCGTTCAGGGTCAGGGTGCCGCGCAGGTTCGCCACGCTCCCCCCGGCCTGCGCCGAGAAGTACGGGCCGGTCACGCGCAGCTTCAGGTTCTCCAGGGTGGCGGGCAGCGTGACCTTCCCGGTCGCCAGGACCGTCTGCCCGGCCAGTTCGCCACGGACCCGCAACTGCCCGTTCACGGCGGTCACGTCCAGCGGGCCGGCCTTCAGGGTGCCGCTCAGCACGCCGCTCACGGCACTCAGGTCGCCCCGCAGGGTCTGTCCGCCCAGTGTCAGGCCCTGCGCCTGCACGCTCAGGTTCTCGAAGCCGCGCAGCGTCACCTGCGCCCGCCCGCCCTGCGCGTCGGTGACGGTCACGTTCCCGCGTGGGTCCAGGCCGGTGCCCTGCACGTTCCCGTCCACGAACAGCCCGCCGCCCAGCGGGCCGCTCACGTCCACGTCGTACCGGCCTGTCGGGAGCGAGGCGGTGCCGCGCGCACGCAGGCCCTCACCGTCGGTCAGCAGCAGGTTCAGGCCGTCCCACGGGCCGTCCAGGGTCACGGCGTACTGGTCCAGCACACCGCTGGCCGCCACCGCGCCCCGGAACGACCCGCCGGGGCCGGGACCCCAGGTCGCGCGGCCCTGCACGCGGCCCGCCTGCCCGAAGGCGGTCAGGGCCTGCTGCCCGGTCACGCGGGCCAGTCCGGACGCCGCGTCGTACCTGACGTTCAGGTCGCCCCAGGTGCCGCTCGCGGTCAGGCGCGGCGTCAGGGTGCCGCTCAGGTTCACGGCCTGCGCCGGGAGCGTCACCCCGCCGAACGACAGCGGCCCGGTCTGCCCGGTCACGCGCGCCCGCAGGGCCCCGTACGCTCCAGTCACGTTCAGGTTCAGGGTCTGCCCCTGCGCACTCACGCGGCCCTGCGCCTGCACGTCCGGGTACACCCGGCCGGACAGCGCCGCCTGCGCGCCCGCGTACGTGACCCGCAGGTCCGCGCCCAGCGGGCCGCCCGCGCGGGTCAGGGTGCCGGTCACGGCCGCGCCCAGCGCCCGCGCGTTCACGCGGGCCGAGCCGCCCTGGGCGGCCAGGTTCAGGTCCAGCGTGCCGCCCAGGCCGTCCACGTTCAGCAGGGGCCGCAGCGCCGCGAGGTTCACGCGGCCCGTCGCGTTCCAGCGGTTCCCGTCGATCACGCCGCGCGCCGTGTCCCCGGCGGTCGTCAGGGTGAAGCGTACGCCCCGGTCCACGCTCAGGACACCCTGAATGTCTGCGCCCTGCACCCGCGCGGTCGTCAGGTACGGCGCCTGGAGCTGCGTGTCGGCCAGCACGGTCACGCCGCCCGCCGAGCCGCGCAGGCTGGCGGCCGTGCCGCGCGCCGCAGCGGTCAGGGTCACGCCCGCCCCGGTCGCCCGCAGCGTCCCGAAGGCCTTCAGGGTGTTCGTGACGGTCAGGTCGCCGGTCACGGCCAGGCCGCCCGTCACGGCCAGGTTGCGCGCCTGCACGCCGAAAGTGTCGCCGTTCCAGGTCAGGACCTGCGCGCCGCTGCGGAACGTGCCGCGCTGCCGGGTGTAGTTCAGGTTCAGCGGCCCGGCCAGCGTGTCCCGCACGCCCGGCACGGTCGCCTCCAGCTGCCCGGTCACGTCGCCGCCGGTCAGGTCCAGCCTCCCGCGCCCGCTGAGGATGATGCCCGAGCCGCTCAGGCCCTGCGCCTGCCACGTGCCCCGGAACGCGCGGTCCAGGTCGATGCGCGCCGCGCCCAGAGCGGCCCGCAGGCCCCGGCGGTCCAGGGCCGCCGTGCCCGACAGGCCGCTGAACGGCCCGGCCTGCGCGCCGCTGATGGTCGCCCGCAGGTCGTCCGGCGTGCCGCGCACCGCCACCCGGGCCTGCGCGGCCCCGTAGGTGGGGTTCAGCAGGGCGTTCAGCGTCAGGTCGTTCAGGTTCAGCGTGCCGGACAGCGGGCCGCCCAGCCCCTCGCCGCGCAGCGTCAGGAGGTTCCGCGCGTCGATGGTGGCGTTCACGTTCAGCGGTTTCTGCCCGAACGCGCCGACCAGCGAGGCCTCCCCGGACTTCCCGAACGCCCAGCGTCCCGCCACTTTCTGATCCGACCCGGCCAGCGAGGTCGCCGCGCTGAAGCTCAGGTCGTTCGTCTGGGTCGCCACGTTCCCGTTCTCGCTGAGGAAGGCGTACTTCGCGGTCGCGTCGCGGAAGCCCACCCCCGCCACCTCACCGGCCCCCTGCGCGGTCGCCGTGACCCGCACGGTCGTCCAGCCGCCCGCCGTGACCTGCAGGTTCAGGTTCCCGCGGCCGGTCGTGCCGAGCGCCCCGGCCAGTCCGGCCACGGTCGGCGCGGCGTTCGCCGTGACCCGCCAGTTCAGGGCCTTCAGGTCCACGCCGCCAGACGCCGTGACCGGGCCGTTCCAGCCGCGCCCCGCCAACTGCAGGTCGATCAGGTCGCCCCGGTGCGTGGCCGTCCCGGCGACGCCGGTCACGGTCACGAAGTTCGCCTCGGGTACGCGCAGGCTGGCGTCCGTGACCGTCAGGTCCCCGCGGATCGGGCCGCTGCCGATCACGTACTGCCCGCCGATACGGCCGCCCGTCACGCCCGGCCAGAAGTGATTCAGGACCCGCGCGTCCGCGTCGAGGTCCACCGTGAACACGTTCCCGTCCGGTCCCTCGGTCACGCGCAGGTCGGCGTTCAGCTCACCCTCGCCGGTCGCGCCGCGCAGCAGCGTCCGTCCGTCCTGGCCGCGCGTGAGCCGGAACCGGCCGTCCGGCAGGTTGATGCCGCGTCCGTCCACCGTCACCCGCGAGTCCTGCACGTCCAGCCCGGACAGCGCCACCTTCCAGCCGCTCCCGCCTGCGCTGCCGCCCGTTCCGCCCAGCAGGTCCGCGAGTTTCAGGCGCACGTCCGCGTCGCGCGCCGACACGTTCAGCCTCAGCGTCCGCGTGAAGGGGTTGACCGCCGTGACCGTCACGCCCACCGACCCCGCGCGGCCCGTCACGCCCGGCAGGGCGACCCGCGCCCCGCCCAGCGTCGGCGCCCACAGCGGCCCGCTCACCCGGTCCGCCGACACCACGTTCCCGCCCAGGCGGGCCAGCAGCGCCCCGCCCAGCAGGGTGGGCAGGGCCAGGATCAGCAGCAGGACCAGCGCGCCCAGCACCCACGGCCAGCGCGGACGGCGGGGACGTGCGGGACGCTCCCCGGGTTCCGGAGGGTCCTGCGGCACGTTCAGTTCATCCGGCCGGTCCTCGCCGGTCACGGCCGGACCCGGTCACGTCCGCCCGACGACGCACCTGCCCCCACCTTCACCCTGATCATCGCTTCCAGCCGCATTCCCCGCATTCTACGCAGGCCCGCGTGAACGCCGCACCCACCGCATCCTCACGCAACCGTCAGGAAAGCACCCTGCCCGGGCGCCGAAAGCCGCTACCATGACCCGCATGCGCCTGACCGCCCTCATCACCGGTACCGTGCAGGGCGTCGGCTACCGACGCTACGTGCAGCGCCACGCCCGCGACCTGAACCTCGCCGGGTACGCCGAGAACCTCAGCGACGGCCGCGTCGAGATCGTCGCCGAGGGCCCACAACCCGAACTGGACCGCCTGCTGCACTGGCTGCGGCTCGGCCCCCCGCACGCCCGCGTGCGGGACGTGCAGACCAGCTACAGCGACCGCACCGGCCTGAACGACTTCCACGTGTACTGACGGGGCGGTGGGCTCTGGCCTTTCCCGGACCCCACAGCGATGACTCATACGGACTCCGATTGAATGGTCTTTGCAGCCCATTCAATCGGAGTCCGTATCATGCGCGTCAGCCTGTCACACGCGGGCCCGGCGCACATGCGCCCATTGGCCTGCCGCCACGGAAAACGGCGCCCCTGGTGATCGGGGGCGCCGCAGAAGCCGGAACCTTATTCCAGGATGGCTTCGTGGGTGATCTCCACGTTGCCTTTCATGACCTGACTCATGGGGCACATGTCGGCGGCCTGCCGGACGTGCTCCTCAAAGTCTGCCTGGTCGCTGCCCGTGACCTTGCCGCGCACCACGAGTTTCATGGCGCTGACCTTGAACCCGGCGCCGTCCTTGACCATCTCGCAGGTCGCCTGGGTGTCCAGCGCCTCGATGGTGTGCCCGTGGTTGGCGAGCAGCGCGCTGAGCTGCATGGTGAAGCACCCGGCGTGCGCGCTGGCCAGGAGTTCTTCGGGGTTGGTGCCCCTGCCGTTCTCGAAGCGGGTGCCGAACGAGTACTGCGCGCCGTCCAGCACGCCGCTCTCGGTGCTCACGGTGCCTTTGCCGTGCCTCAAGTCGCCTTCCCAGTGGGCCGTTGCCTTGCGTGCGATGTCTGCCATACGGCCCAGTCTGCGCGGCGGGCGACTCCCCCGGGTCAGCCGGGGGTTGAGCGGCACTTCATGCTCGCCGGAAGCCGCTACACTCGGGCCATGCAAAGTCAGGACTGGACGGTGCCCGGCGCTCCCGTGAAGGGGTACGTGTGGCACGCGCAGACCCCGCGCGCCAACGTGCTGCTCACCCACGGCTTCGGGGAGTACGCCGGGAGGTACGTGGACCGCTACCACGCCCTGATTCCCACGCTGGTCGCGGCGGGCTTCACGGTGTACGCCGCCGACCAGCGCGGTCACGGCGCTTCCGGGGGGCGGCGCGCGGTCGTCGACCTGAACGACCTGGTCGGTGATCACCTGAAGGCCCGCGAGGCCCTGCGCGCCGGGCCCGGGCCGCTGTTCCTGCTGGGTCACTCCATGGGCGGTCTGGTCGCGGCGGCCAGCGTGGCCCGCGATCCGCGCGGCGTCAGCGGCGTGATCCTGAGCAGCCCGGCCCTGCTGGTCGGCGAGAACGAGCCGGCGCTCGTGAAACGGCTGGCCCCGCTGATCGCGCGGGTCGCGCCGGGCCTGCCCACCACCGACCTGGGGACCGGCGGTCTGTCGCGCCTGTCCGAGGAGGTCGCGGCGTACGAGGCGGACCCGCGCATGTACCACGGGAAGGTCCCGGCCCTGACCGGCGCGAGCATGCTGGCGCTGAGCGCGTCGCTGTGGCCGGCGTACGCCCGCTGGACGCTGCCGACACTGGTCGTGCACGGCAGCGCCGACCGCCTGACGGACCCGCGCGGCAGCCAGCGGTTCATGCAGGCCATCGCGTCCACCGACCGTGAACTGCACGTCGAGGAAGGGGGCTATCACGAACTGCTGAACGATCAGCCGCGTGACCGGGTCCGGGCGCGGATCGTGGACTGGCTGCGCGCGCACGCCTGATACGGACTCCGATTGGATGGGCTGCAAAGCCCGCTGGGTCCGAGCGAAGCGAGTGGGAGCTGGGCGGGTTCCGGACGTGGAGGCGGCAATCCGGTGAAGTTCCGGATTGTCGGCGAAACAAACGGCATCCGTATGATTCCGGCGCTCCGTACAGGGGTGGGGTGGTCCTGCGGGCGTGGCGTGGACGGACCGGTGTGGTGCCGGTCGGCGCGGGTGCCGGGGGCGGCGCCGACTTTACAAACTTCTCAGTCTCCTCTAATATTTATGCATCCCACAACCGAGGTGCCCTGTCATGCGTAAAGTCACACCTGTCCTGCTGCTGTCCCTGCTGCTCGCCGCCTGCTCCACCCAGTCCGCCCCGGAGCAGGACGGACCGTCTGCCCGCACCGCCCCGAACGCCCGGGCCGCCACCCTGATCCTCCCGGACGGCACCCGCCAGCAGGTGACCGGCTTCGAGAAGGACGGCTACCTGATGCTCGAGGACGACATCATCCTCGCGGACCTCGGCAGCGTCACCCCGCAGGGCACCTACGTCGTGGACACCCGCTACCGCTGGACCGCGCGCACCATTCCCTACACCTTCGCCGCGAACGTCCCGCAGGCCATCCGGGACCGCGTGGCCGCCGCCGCGTCCACCATCCGCTCGACCACGAACGTGGTGGTCACGCCCCGCACCAGCACCACGCAGCGCAACTACGTGGAGATCACGTACAACACCGGCACCAGTTGCGCGTCCAGCCTGGGCATGGTGGGCGGCAAGCAGACCATCACCCTGGCCGACCGCTGCACGACCGGTTCGATCATCCACGAATTCGGGCACGCCATGGGCCTGTTCCACGAGCAGACCCGCCCGGACCGCGACCAGTACGTGCAGATCGTCTGGGCGAACATCCCCGCCGACTGGCAGAGCCAGTACCAGATCCGCAGCGGCAGCGCCGGCTACGGCGCGTACGACTTCGATTCGATCATGCACTACCCCGCCTTCTTCGACGGCAAGATCGCCATCCAGCCGCTCGACAGCAGCGTGGACCTGAACCGCATGGGCCAGCGCAACGGCTTCTCGGTCACGGACAAGAGCACCGTGAACGCCATGTACCCCCGCTGAACAGCGGAAAGCAGGGGCCGCCACACGAAGGATGTGTGGCGGCCCCTCCTCTGTGTATTGGATCAGTCGGCGGCGCTCTCTGCGGTGGCGGTGTCCTGCGCGGCAGGCACGCCGTCACGGATGCTGGGGTGAATGCCGAAGTCCTCGGCGATCAGGCGGGCGGTCATCTTGGCGCTCATCATGACGCTGGGCGTCCCGCCGCCCGGCTGCGCGCCCGCCCCGACCATGTAGAGGTTGCCCACGTCCTCGCTGCGGTTGTGCGGGCGGAAGAACGCACTCTGGATCAGCGTCGGCTCCGGGCCGAAGGCGTTGCCCAGGTAACTGTCCAGCGTCTGGGCAAAGTAGTCGGGCGTGATGAACTCGCTGTGCGTCAGGCGGGCGCGCAGGTCCGGGATGTACCCGCGTTCCTCCAGGAAGGCGTAGACCCGCTCGACCAGTTTCGGACCTTCCACCGTCCAGTCCAGGCCGCTGGCGTTGTGCGGCACCGGCACCAGCGTGTACGCCGCGTGGTGACCTTCCGGCGCGAGGCTGGGGTCGGTCAGGGTGGGCACGTGCAGGTACTGGCTGAAGTCGCGGCCCAGCACCTTCTTCCCGAAGATCTCGGTCAGCAGTTCCTGGTAGCGCGGCCCCAGGATGATGTTGTGGTGACGTAACTTCAGGTCCGTGCCGTCCTTGCGGAACCCGAAGTAGATGACGAGCAGACTCATGCTCTGGCGGGCGGCCTTCACGCGCACGTCGCTGTTCACGAGGCGTGCGGCCGCCGGAACACGCTTGAGGTACGTGTTCGCCCAGTCGCCGTTGCTGACCACGATGTCCGCGTGGCGTTCCTGCCCGCTCTCCAGCCGCACGCCGCGCGCCACGCGCCGTCCCAGCGGGTGCCGGACCGGGCGGCCCCGGTCGTCCGTGACGAGGATCTCCTGCACGCCCTGTCCGTACTCGATGCGCCCCCCGAGTTCCTCGAACTTGCGCACGAGGCCCTGCACCAGCGCGCCCGTGCCGCCCATGGCGTAGTGGATGCCCCAGGTCTTCTCCACGAAGTGGATCATGGCGTAGATGGCGGGCACGCTCAGGGGGTTCCCGCCGACCAGCAGCGTCTCGAACGAGAACACCTGCTGCATCTTGGGGTTCGTGAAGTACTTGCCCGTGAAGCTGAACAGGGTGCGCACGGCGTCCAGCCGCATCAGGTCCGGCACGACCCGCAGCATGGTCGCCACGTCCCCGAAGTGCGTGTACCCCAGTTCCAGGAAACCGCGCTCGAAGATGGCGCGGGCGTCCTCGTGGAAGCGTTCGTACCCGGCGAGATCCTCGGGGGCCAGTTCGCCGATCTGGCGGCGGGTGCTGACCGGGTCGCCGTCGTAATCGAAGAAGGTGCCGTCGTCGAAGTAGATGCGGTAGAACGGCAGGATCGGCACGAGCTTCACGTACTCGCGGGTGCGGGGGCCGCCGCTCTCGCCCTCGCGCACGCGGGCGTCGTCGGCCAGGACCGCCGGCGGGTAGTCCGCCCCGGCGAGCATCCCGGCGTCGCGTTCCAGCGCGAACAGTTCCTCGATGAAGTGCGGCACCGTGATCACGGTCGGCCCCATGTCGAACACGTACCCGTCCGGCGTGCGTTTCTGGTAGGCGCGGCCGCCCGCCTGATCCAGGCGTTCGAGGATGGTGGTGTCGAAGCCCAGCGACTGCAGGCGGATGCCGAGGCTCAGGCCGCCGATGCCGGACCCGATGATCAGCGCGGTCTTGCGTTTGCCGGGGGTGGAGCGAACAGGGATGGAAGAAGCAGTCATGAGCAAACCTCCGCCGCGTGGGGCGGCGCGTGACGGGAAAGGCTGAAAGGGGAGAGGGACGGCGCGGACGGGGTCCGGACCGGACGGCGCTCAGCCGGCGGTGGTCGGTGTCGGTGCGGAACGCAGTTCCCACCAGGCCTGCGGCAGCATCATCAGCTTGCGCGTGCCGCTGACATGCGCCCGCCGCCCGAAATTGTCGAAGTCGTTGCGGGCCAGGTCATCCAGGATGCCCTCGTAAGCACGCGCGGCGGTCGCCACGGCGAGGCGCGCGCTGCCGTGCAGGCACGGAATCCCGGCGCGGCCTTCCCGGTACCAGTCGCGTGCCAGGCCCGACAGGTGCTCCATCAGCGCCCGGTACGCGGGCGTGACCACCCCGCGCTCCAGGTCGCCGCGGGTCACGCCGTACTCGCTCAGCAGCGCCTGCGGCAGGTACACCCGGCCGCGGCGCAGGTCCTCGCCCACGTCCCGCAGGATGTTGGTCAGCTGCATCGCCTGACCCAGCATCAGCGCGGCGTGCAGGGTGCGTTCGCCTCCGCTGTACCCGCTGACGGGCGCGATCATGAACCCCACCACGCCCGCCACCCGGCGGCAGTACAGGATCAGGTCGTCCATGGTGCCGTACTCGTGCCCGGCGAGGTCCATGCGCAGTCCCTCGTGCAGTTCCGCGAACGCCGACAGCGGGATGGGGTAAGTGCTGGCCGCCCAGGCGAGGGCCGCGTCGATGGGATGGTCGCCGGGCCGGCCCGCGAAGGCCGCCTGCGTGCGCGCCCACCAGTCGTCCAGGCCCGCGCGGGCATCGTCGCCGCTGCGTTCGTCGACGGTGTCGTCCCCATCGCGGCAGGCGGCGTACACGGCCCACACCGCCTGCCGCTGCCTCGCCGGAAAGAACCGTGAGCCCAGGTAGAAGGTCTTGCTGTGCTCCCGCGTGATGTCCTGACAGTGCGCCACGGCCTGGGCCAGGGCGTTCCGGGTGGGGGGAGGGAAGGTCGCGTCAGTCACGGTTGGGTTCCTTTCCACCGAGTGTAGGGGGCGTCTGAATGGGAAACGTCACGCATTCTTACAGAGTTTCCCGTTCACTGCTCGCCGCGCCGGCCACGTACCGCTCGAACTGCACCGCGCCCACCGCCAGCGCGTCCGTGCGGGTCAGGCCCGGCAGTTGCCGCTGCACCCACGCGGGGTCCGGGAAGTTCAGGCCGCCCGCCGCCGGGCGTTCGAACAGCGCCTGCAGCGGCCCGCCCGTGCGGCGCAGGTACATCAGCCACAGTTGCCCGCCGGGCCGCAGCACCCGGGCGCACTCGCGCAGCAGCGCCGCCGGACCGCGCGTCTCGTTCAGGGTCGCGCCGACCGTCACGCCGTCGAACGCGCCGGTCGGCAGGTCGCTGCGCTCCATGTTCAGCTGCGCCCAGTCGATCCGCGCGTCCGGTTCGCGCCGCGCGCCCTCGCGCAGCATCGGGGCGCTGATGTCCACGGCCAGCACCTCGCAGCCCGCGCGGGCCAGCACCCCCGCGTAGAAGCCGGCGCTCGTGCCCACGTCCAGCCAGCGCTGCCCGGCCCGGGGCGAGCAGCGCGCCCGGAACAGCCGGGCCTCGCGTTCCAGCGTGTAGTCCGCGCCCAGCGCCCGCAGGGACCGCTGGCGCCACCAGGCGTACCCGGCAGCGGTCAGCGGGAAGAGGTTGCTGCGCTGCGCGGCACTCAGCGCCGGAACAGCCGGGTGGGAATTCAGATTTTCTTGGCTCTGGGCAGGGAGAGGCACAGGGTTCATTATGCTGATGAACATTGAGGCCCGCTGTTCACGGTTCGTGAGGGTCCCCGGAGGAACGCATGGAAGAACGCAAGAGTATGGGAGGAGCGCTGGTGGACGTCTTCGACGCCGGCCTGACCCTCGTGAAATCCGAGATCAACGCCGTCGCCCGCAAGGCCGGTCAGATCGCCAAGGCCAAGGGCATCGGCGCGGTGCTGCTGCTGGCCGCCACCGGCCCGCTGATCCTGGGGCTGGTGTTCGTCATCCTGGCGGTGTTCTACGGCCTGATGCGCCTGGGCCTGGGTGCCTGGGCCGCCGCGCTGATCATCGCGCTGCTGAGCTTCGCCGTGACCGGCGCCCTGATCTTCATCGGCATCCAGAAACTGGGTGCGGAGGTCCACATGGACGAACCCCGTTACCGCCGTCCCGAACCCGACCGCGTGGACAGCGCCGTTCCCCCCGCCGCGGCCACGCCCCGTCCGGCGGGCAGCACCACCGAACGTGACGCCCACAACCCCAGCGGCCCCCGCGTCGAGATCGGCCGTGACGCCGGTCAGTACGCCGCCGGCGAGAACCGCGTGACCCGCGAGGGCGGCGGCACCGCCACCGTCCGCACCGAGGGCGGCGAGACCACCGTGCCCGTGTACGAGAGCAAACCCGGCGGCGAACCCGCCCATTACGGCAGCGGCCTGAACAAGGAGATCGACGGCAGCGAGGTCGGCAAGGGCCACCGCGGCGACGGGCACCACGCCCACGACCCCAACCTGCAGGAACCGGTCGTGCTCAAGGACGCCCCGGGCATTCCGGTCAGCACCGCGCCCACCTTCCGCGACGACATGAAGAAAGGAGGTCAGTCCTGATGGCCGAGTACCTGACGGAACGCGAGGAAGCCCGCGAACGCCTGAAGAACAGCGTGGACGCCCTGACGCAGCAGGCCAGCCTGCAGGTCAACCTGCAGAAGGATCCCCTGAAGATGCTGGGCGGCGCGTCCGCCGTGGGCGCCGTGATCGGCATGGTCGTCGGCCGCCAGTTCCGGCGCAGCCGCAAGATCTATGTGGACGCCGCCAGCCCCGTCAAGCACCAGAAGGCCCTCGTCAAGGCGCAGAAGTCCAGCAAGGGCGGCGGGGTGGGCGGCGCGCTCGTCGCGACGCTCGGAACGCTGGCCGTGAAGACCGTCATGGACCGCGTGGTCACGCCCCGGCTCGAGCAGCTGGCCGACAGTCTGCTTGAAAAGTCCGGCCAGCCCGCCGGCGCCGCCAGCCGGGCGACTTCCGTTCCGGCCGCTCCCGCACGGACGGTGCCCGCCGGAACGGCCAGTTTCGTCAAGGCGGCGGCCCCGGCGGCCACGCCGGCCGTCCAGACCCCGGTGGCCGCGCAGGGTGCGCAGCAGGTGACCGCCGAGGGCCGCGTTGCGCCCGCGCCCGCCCCGGCGCATCCCGGCGTGAAACCTGCGCCCGTCAGTCACGTGGAAGCCAAGGCGGTCGGCAGCGCCATCGCACCCGACGAGATGGCCAACCCCAACCGCCGCTGAGTCACGGCCCGCCTCCCGGCAGCCCACCCGCAGAAGGTGGGCTGCTTTTTGATACGCCCCGATCAGGAGTGCTAGCCTGCTCCCATGACCGCCACCCGCAGCACCCGCCAGCGCGACGTGATCTCCCGCATCATGCAGGACGCGGAAGGCCCCCTCGCCGTCGGTGACGTGCTCGACCGCGCGCGCGGCGACCTGCCCGGCCTGGGGGTCGCCACCGTCTACCGCACCCTGAAGCTCCTGACCGACCAGGGCCGCATCCATCCCGTCACCCTCGACGGCGAGACCCGTTACGAGGCCAGCGGCAAGGGCCACCACCACCACTTCTCCTGCCAGGACTGCGGCCGGGTGTTCACCCTGCACACCTGCCCGGTCGCGCTGCCCAGCGGTACCGTGTACCCCGGCGGGTTCATCGTGCGCGCCCACGAGGTCACCCTCTACGGGCAGTGCCCGGACTGCGCCGCCCGCCCCGCCCCG
Protein-coding sequences here:
- a CDS encoding Fur family transcriptional regulator, whose product is MTATRSTRQRDVISRIMQDAEGPLAVGDVLDRARGDLPGLGVATVYRTLKLLTDQGRIHPVTLDGETRYEASGKGHHHHFSCQDCGRVFTLHTCPVALPSGTVYPGGFIVRAHEVTLYGQCPDCAARPAPT